The following coding sequences are from one Streptomyces sp. NBC_01294 window:
- a CDS encoding ATP-binding cassette domain-containing protein, which produces MGGLDVRMRKVVCRHGRVEAVADVDLEIAAGERVALTGTNGSGKTTLLRAVLGLHRQTTGSILVGGREGRSPAEWAWRRRACAWIPQKPAAGRFPLLGAELLAASNAPAEAAEAADRLGVGPLVGRPLHTLSGGQLQRMYLARAIGCVAAGAELLLADEPTAALDFDGQSEAADVLTSLPVTLIVVTHDRGLADRCDRVLEMAAGRLREVR; this is translated from the coding sequence ATGGGCGGGCTGGATGTGCGCATGCGGAAGGTCGTCTGCCGTCATGGCCGGGTGGAGGCCGTCGCCGACGTGGATCTGGAGATCGCCGCCGGTGAACGCGTGGCGCTGACCGGGACCAACGGCTCGGGCAAGACGACGCTGCTGCGTGCCGTACTGGGCCTGCACCGCCAGACCACGGGCTCGATCCTCGTCGGCGGCCGGGAGGGCCGTTCGCCCGCCGAGTGGGCCTGGCGGCGGCGTGCCTGCGCCTGGATCCCGCAGAAGCCGGCCGCCGGCCGGTTCCCCCTGCTCGGCGCCGAGCTGCTGGCCGCCAGCAACGCTCCGGCGGAGGCGGCCGAAGCCGCGGACCGGCTGGGGGTGGGACCGCTCGTAGGGCGGCCCCTGCACACCCTCTCCGGTGGCCAGTTGCAGCGGATGTACCTGGCCCGGGCCATCGGATGCGTCGCCGCGGGAGCCGAACTGCTCCTGGCCGACGAGCCGACGGCCGCGCTCGACTTCGACGGGCAGTCGGAGGCCGCGGACGTCCTGACCTCCCTGCCGGTGACGCTCATCGTGGTGACCCACGACCGGGGTCTCGCGGACCGCTGCGACCGCGTCCTGGAGATGGCCGCGGGCCGGCTGCGGGAGGTCCGGTGA
- a CDS encoding metal ABC transporter permease: MTLATADLAELLSLLPVQRAAVALLLAAIGLPVIGVVIVGLDIMPVRFAMMHVALLGIAVGLLTGLDPMLCALVACALAGAGVAPLARTPDGLSGAMGLLMSLAIAAALLLLAVSGVNASGAFALLWGSILSVGTADLVVLGGLAVVVPGLFWWRRREIGLLLYDRELALCSGVPVRALTAVLLVLVAIAVAGAIKLTGALLVDALTLLPALAARRLGSSLKSITFWAVGIGVAVNLTGFLLALWLDWPPGPVLVLTAGALVLAVHFIPERRISSWRAPASVSLPSSH, from the coding sequence GTGACCCTGGCCACCGCCGACCTCGCCGAACTCCTGTCGCTGCTGCCCGTGCAACGGGCCGCCGTGGCCCTGCTGCTGGCCGCGATCGGGCTGCCGGTCATCGGAGTGGTCATCGTCGGGCTCGACATCATGCCGGTCCGGTTCGCGATGATGCACGTCGCCCTGCTGGGCATCGCCGTCGGGCTGCTCACCGGGCTCGACCCCATGCTGTGCGCGCTGGTGGCGTGCGCGCTGGCCGGTGCGGGCGTGGCCCCGCTCGCCCGCACCCCGGACGGCCTGTCGGGGGCGATGGGCCTGCTGATGAGTCTGGCCATCGCGGCCGCACTGCTCCTGCTGGCCGTGTCGGGGGTCAACGCCTCCGGCGCCTTCGCCCTGTTGTGGGGGTCGATCCTGTCCGTCGGCACCGCCGACCTCGTCGTGCTGGGCGGGCTGGCCGTCGTCGTACCCGGCCTGTTCTGGTGGCGGCGGCGCGAGATCGGCCTGCTGCTGTACGACCGCGAGCTCGCCCTGTGTTCCGGGGTCCCGGTGCGGGCCCTGACGGCCGTACTTCTGGTCCTGGTCGCCATCGCGGTCGCCGGGGCGATCAAACTCACCGGCGCGCTGCTCGTGGACGCCCTGACCCTGCTGCCCGCACTCGCCGCACGCCGCCTGGGCAGCTCACTGAAGTCGATCACCTTCTGGGCGGTCGGCATCGGCGTCGCGGTGAACCTGACGGGGTTCCTCCTGGCCCTGTGGCTGGACTGGCCGCCCGGCCCGGTCCTCGTCCTGACCGCGGGGGCGCTGGTCCTCGCGGTCCACTTCATACCCGAACGGAGAATCAGCTCATGGCGCGCACCCGCGTCCGTATCCCTTCCCTCCTCGCACTGA